In the genome of Podarcis raffonei isolate rPodRaf1 chromosome 17, rPodRaf1.pri, whole genome shotgun sequence, one region contains:
- the FDX2 gene encoding ferredoxin-2, mitochondrial, whose amino-acid sequence MAASWAAKGGAGVSRCPGRRRVLAAAAGRLLPRGFRTAVTFQAEEENSAAEVVNVVFIDRSGQRIPVQGRIGDDVLRLAQKHGIELEGACEASLACSTCHVYVSHDVVDKLPQPDEREEDMLDMAPLLQENSRLGCQIILDKELEGAEFTLPKITRNFYVDGHVPKPH is encoded by the exons ATGGCGGCCTCCTGGGCCGCGAAGGGCGGCGCTGGCGTCTCCCGGTGCCCGGGGCGCCGTCGGGTCCTGGCGGCGGCGGCCGGCCGGCTCCTGCCCCGGGGCTTCCGCACTGCAG TGACCTTTCAAGCAGAAGAGGAGAACTCTGCCGCAGAAGT AGTGAATGTGGTGTTTATAGATCGGTCTGGGCAAAGGATCCCAGTGCAAGGCAGAATTGGGGATGATGTGCTGCGCTTGGCTCAGAAACATGGCATTGAGCTAGAAG GTGCCTGTGAAGCTTCCCTAGCCTGTTCCACTTGTCATGTCTATGTGAGCCATGATGTTGTAGACAAGCTCCCCCAGCCTGATGAACG GGAGGAAGATATGTTAGACATGGCACCACTGCTTCAGGAGAACTCTCGCCTTGGCTGCCAGATTATCCTCGACAAAGAATTGGAAGGAGCAGAGTTCACCCTCCCCAAGATTACTAGGAACTTTTATGTGGATGGCCATGTCCCCAAACCCCACTGA
- the ZGLP1 gene encoding GATA-type zinc finger protein 1 isoform X1 yields MACCLQLPDPSALSFLQETGQRLSPPEPIGRKPDRPAGRDARPGRSASPGAAPEPLGALSLISLHCASLGAKPADRGERAEPGAAARERIPGAPAKGLPARRRRAVGAEAQRGSDAFPAAESPRAGRRVSRKQPRPQRSCEARDAAFQGVTFRMQLSFCRKSSGDCRLLIRPRYSSGKLGKRSRTPLAREECRAGSSKEEEGGPSTHRDKCCASCKTRKTPLWRDAEDGTPLCNACGIRYKKYRIRCFQCWNIPKHGGNPFSHCSSCGRRLHLVAAQEKSRKRCGSFLRVCS; encoded by the exons ATGGCCTGCTGCCTCCAGCTCCCGGACCCCAGCGCGCTCAGCTTCCTGCAGGAGACCGGCCAGCGTCTCTCCCCGCCGGAGCCCATCGGCAGAAAGCCGGACAGGCCGGCGGGCCGGGACGCGCGCCCCGGGCGCAGCGCGTCTCCAGGCGCCGCTCCCGAGCCCTTGGGTGCCCTGAGCCTCATCAGCCTGCACTGCGCCAGCCTGGGCGCCAAGCCCGCGGATCGGGGCGAGCGCGCAGAGCCCGGCGCGGCTGCCCGGGAGAGAATCCCCGGCGCCCCCGCCAAAGGGCTCCCCGCCCGGCGCCGGCGAGCAGTGGGCGCGGAGGCGCAGCGCGGATCGGACGCCTTCCCTGCGGCCGAGTCGCCGCGGGCCGGGAGGCGAGTCTCCCGCAAGCAGCCCCGACCCCAGCGGAGCTGCGAGGCCAGGGACGCCGCCTTCCAGGGGGTCACGTTTCGGATGCAGCTGAGCTTCTGCCGAAAGAGCTCCGGGGATTGTCGGCTCCTCATTCGCCCGCGATACAGCAG TGGAAAACTTGGGAAAAGAAGCCGAACCCCTTTAGCAAGAGAAGAATGCAGAGCTGGCAGTtccaaggaggaagaaggaggtccCTCTACCCACA GGGATAAGTGCTGTGCTTCATGCAAGACCAGGAAAACACCACTATGGAGAGATGCTGAAGATGGGACCCCCCTCTGTAATGCTTGTGGCATTAG GTACAAAAAGTACAGAATCCGGTGTTTTCAGTGCTGGAATATTCCAAAGCATGGTGGGAATCCCTTTTCTCATTGTTCCAGTTGTGGACGCAGGCTGCATTTAGTTGCTGCCCAGGAGAAATCTcggaaaag aTGTGGAAGCTTTCTAAGGGTTTGCAGTTAG
- the ZGLP1 gene encoding GATA-type zinc finger protein 1 isoform X2, translating into MACCLQLPDPSALSFLQETGQRLSPPEPIGRKPDRPAGRDARPGRSASPGAAPEPLGALSLISLHCASLGAKPADRGERAEPGAAARERIPGAPAKGLPARRRRAVGAEAQRGSDAFPAAESPRAGRRVSRKQPRPQRSCEARDAAFQGVTFRMQLSFCRKSSGDCRLLIRPRYSRG; encoded by the exons ATGGCCTGCTGCCTCCAGCTCCCGGACCCCAGCGCGCTCAGCTTCCTGCAGGAGACCGGCCAGCGTCTCTCCCCGCCGGAGCCCATCGGCAGAAAGCCGGACAGGCCGGCGGGCCGGGACGCGCGCCCCGGGCGCAGCGCGTCTCCAGGCGCCGCTCCCGAGCCCTTGGGTGCCCTGAGCCTCATCAGCCTGCACTGCGCCAGCCTGGGCGCCAAGCCCGCGGATCGGGGCGAGCGCGCAGAGCCCGGCGCGGCTGCCCGGGAGAGAATCCCCGGCGCCCCCGCCAAAGGGCTCCCCGCCCGGCGCCGGCGAGCAGTGGGCGCGGAGGCGCAGCGCGGATCGGACGCCTTCCCTGCGGCCGAGTCGCCGCGGGCCGGGAGGCGAGTCTCCCGCAAGCAGCCCCGACCCCAGCGGAGCTGCGAGGCCAGGGACGCCGCCTTCCAGGGGGTCACGTTTCGGATGCAGCTGAGCTTCTGCCGAAAGAGCTCCGGGGATTGTCGGCTCCTCATTCGCCCGCGATACAGCAG GGGATAA
- the LOC128405049 gene encoding olfactory receptor 1B1-like: MDCENGTDIVEFVLLGFSAQPKEQPLLFLIFLLMYGAGLLGNIMMIILISLDARLQTPMYFLLRSLSVVDVGFLSVTVPQMLAHIISTSKTIPFYCCMAQFFFFCVFGVTDLLIVSVMALDRYVAICNPLHYTTVMNQKVCGHLVAGCWLVSTLHSMLHASLLLRLSYRGDNHLFHYFCDHQPLLQLSCSDTSVNEALIFFEGSVVLLGPCVLILLTYIRIVVAVMKLSSGRRKAFSTCGSHLTMVTLFYGAIIAAYFLPKSSYSSHRGAVFAVVYTVITPMSNPYIYSLRNKDVKEALWGLLGKRVFFQQ, encoded by the coding sequence ATGGACTGTGAGAATGGCACAGACATTGTCGAGTTTGTCCTTCTGGGTTTTTCCGCCCAGCCTAAAGAGCAGCCACTCTTGTTCCTAATCTTTCTGCTGATGTATGGAGCAGGACTTCTGGGCAACATCATGATGATCATTCTCATCTCTCTGGATGCCCGACTCCAGACTCCCATGTATTTCCTGCTTCGGAGCCTCTCTGTGGTGGATGTGGGCTTCCTGTCAGTCACTGTGCCTCAGATGTTGGCTCACATCATCTCCACTTCCAAGACTATCCCTTTCTACTGCTGCATGGctcagttcttcttcttctgcgtgTTTGGCGTGACTGACCTTCTGATAGTGAGTGTCATGGCTCTGGATCGCTATGTTGCAATTTGCAatccactacactacactacggTAATGAACCAGAAGGTCTGTGGACACTTGGTAGCTGGCTGCTGGCTTGTTTCCACCCTCCACTCCATGCTCCATGCCAGCCTCCTCCTGCGTCTCAGTTATCGTGGGGACAACCACTTGTTCCATTACTTTTGTGACCACCAGCCCCTCCTGCAGCTGTCCTGCTCAGACACCAGCGTCAATGAAGCCCTCATCTTCTTTGAAGGTTCCGTCGTCCTTCTTGGACCTTGTGTATTAATCCTACTCACCTACATCCGCATTGTGGTAGCTGTGATGAAGTTATCTTCGGGGAGGCGCAAAGCTTTCTCCACCTGTGGCTCCCACCTCACCATGGTGACCCTCTTCTATGGAGCCATCATTGCTGCCTACTTTCTGCCAAAATCCAGCTACTCATCGCATCGAGGGGCTGTCTTTGCTGTGGTGTACACTGTCATCACCCCAATGTCCAACCCTTACATCTACAGCCTCAGGAACAAAGATGTCAAGGAAGCTCTGTGGGGTCTCCTGGGGAAGAGGGTCTTTTTTCAACAGTAA